One Deltaproteobacteria bacterium DNA segment encodes these proteins:
- a CDS encoding transglutaminase-like domain-containing protein, producing MKPVLEGVSRPVGKTGTDVLAILLSLAVLLLSIPRGADAKERTALVTVSVKLASPPSAERIRLWMPYPMSDANQEITDIQVDGNFTRQGVYREGAFGNPILFAEWKNVPGERTMTYAFRVTRRELVTRNFPEKELPYAREEFRKELAPAAFVPTDGPVKELAGRITAGKTTNREKTRSIYDWIVDNMRRDPNAKGCGRGDVEGLLSSLGGKCADIHSVFVALARGAGVPAREVFGIRLPKGAEGDMTKAQHCWAEWYLPGYGWVVVDPADVRKAILERKITMEEALPLREYYFGTVDESRIAFGTGRDLRLNPPQAGPPLNYFMYPYAEADGKPLNEDLYGFNLGYTIRFKEL from the coding sequence ATGAAACCTGTATTGGAGGGTGTTTCCCGGCCCGTCGGTAAGACGGGGACCGATGTTCTCGCGATTCTGCTATCCCTCGCCGTTCTCCTTCTCTCAATTCCCCGTGGTGCTGACGCAAAGGAGCGCACGGCTCTCGTGACGGTGAGCGTGAAACTCGCCTCGCCGCCCTCGGCGGAGAGGATCCGTCTCTGGATGCCGTACCCGATGTCGGACGCGAACCAGGAAATCACGGACATCCAGGTCGATGGGAACTTCACGCGCCAAGGGGTGTACCGGGAAGGGGCTTTCGGCAACCCGATCCTCTTCGCGGAGTGGAAGAATGTCCCCGGAGAACGGACGATGACATACGCCTTCCGAGTTACCCGGAGGGAGCTTGTGACGCGTAATTTCCCGGAGAAGGAACTTCCGTACGCAAGGGAGGAGTTCCGGAAGGAACTTGCCCCGGCGGCGTTCGTACCCACCGACGGCCCGGTCAAGGAACTTGCGGGAAGAATAACGGCGGGGAAGACGACGAACCGGGAGAAGACCCGGTCGATCTACGACTGGATCGTCGACAACATGCGCCGCGATCCGAACGCCAAGGGGTGCGGTCGGGGGGACGTGGAAGGGCTCCTTTCCTCCCTGGGAGGAAAGTGCGCGGACATCCACTCCGTGTTCGTGGCCTTGGCGCGGGGCGCGGGAGTCCCGGCCCGCGAAGTGTTCGGCATCCGCCTGCCGAAGGGAGCCGAGGGCGACATGACGAAAGCGCAACACTGCTGGGCGGAGTGGTATCTGCCCGGGTACGGTTGGGTCGTAGTGGACCCGGCGGACGTTCGGAAGGCGATCCTGGAACGGAAGATCACGATGGAGGAGGCCCTACCGCTGCGGGAGTACTACTTCGGCACCGTCGACGAGAGCCGGATCGCCTTCGGGACGGGGCGGGACCTGCGGCTCAACCCGCCGCAAGCGGGACCGCCTCTGAACTACTTCATGTATCCATATGCGGAGGCGGACGGGAAACCGCTGAACGAGGACCTCTACGGGTTCAACCTCGGCTACACGATACGCTTCAAGGAGTTGTGA
- a CDS encoding cytochrome c gives MKAQHERMGNFKAAMVALGEAVIHGNKTDAGKHASRLSEALRGYEKDIPHKNVSRIKEFQALYGETKKRVTRLAADADTGNLQKVALSYGRVLEACVSCHKQYRD, from the coding sequence ATGAAAGCGCAGCACGAGCGGATGGGGAATTTCAAGGCGGCGATGGTCGCCCTGGGCGAAGCCGTCATCCATGGGAACAAAACCGATGCGGGGAAACATGCGAGCCGGTTGTCGGAAGCCCTCAGGGGTTACGAGAAGGACATTCCGCACAAGAACGTTTCCCGGATCAAGGAATTCCAGGCGTTATACGGAGAGACAAAAAAGAGAGTCACCCGACTGGCGGCCGATGCCGATACCGGCAACCTCCAGAAGGTGGCCCTATCCTACGGCAGGGTCCTCGAAGCGTGCGTTTCCTGCCACAAACAATACCGGGACTGA
- a CDS encoding OsmC family protein, which yields MSEKIREAVVHLTEGISRNPRFAHTVFKVSTSSTEGDRLMMESEIRSFGVSMDEPHDLGGDDTAPNPVEMVLAAFGSCQAIVYRAFAVALGMDIRKIEVHANGHLDLRGFLNMADVPAGFSNVTFTTRVVSPESPERIRQLAGLVEKHSPVLDTLQRPVTVRGKVELLSPHAPEQSAEVVYETPLEAAGRQP from the coding sequence GTGAGCGAGAAGATCAGGGAAGCGGTTGTTCATCTTACGGAAGGCATCTCAAGGAACCCCCGGTTCGCACATACGGTGTTTAAAGTCTCCACCTCCTCCACGGAGGGGGACAGACTCATGATGGAATCGGAAATCCGCAGCTTCGGTGTTTCGATGGACGAGCCGCACGATCTTGGCGGGGACGATACGGCTCCCAACCCGGTCGAGATGGTGCTGGCGGCATTTGGAAGCTGCCAGGCCATTGTCTATCGCGCGTTCGCCGTTGCTTTGGGGATGGACATCCGGAAGATCGAAGTCCACGCGAACGGTCACCTCGACCTGCGCGGATTTCTCAACATGGCCGATGTCCCGGCGGGATTCTCGAATGTAACGTTTACGACCCGTGTGGTATCGCCGGAGTCACCCGAGAGGATCCGGCAACTTGCGGGCCTTGTCGAAAAACATAGTCCTGTCTTGGACACGCTTCAGCGGCCCGTGACGGTCAGGGGAAAAGTGGAACTTCTAAGTCCGCATGCCCCGGAGCAAAGTGCCGAAGTCGTCTACGAGACGCCGCTGGAAGCTGCCGGGCGCCAGCCATGA
- a CDS encoding four-helix bundle copper-binding protein encodes MSHHLDPSAKVCIDACNDCATECGNCFAHMVGKDSKNDFPACCIECAAICRLCADAIARNSPFAKQICKLCADICDWCAKQCAGHDMDHCKRCAEACRKIAS; translated from the coding sequence ATGAGTCATCATCTGGACCCGAGCGCCAAGGTCTGCATCGACGCCTGCAACGACTGCGCGACCGAGTGCGGTAACTGTTTCGCGCACATGGTCGGCAAGGACAGCAAAAATGACTTTCCGGCCTGCTGCATCGAGTGCGCGGCGATCTGCCGCTTGTGCGCCGACGCGATCGCCCGCAACAGTCCGTTCGCCAAGCAGATCTGCAAGCTGTGCGCGGACATCTGCGACTGGTGTGCGAAACAATGCGCTGGGCATGACATGGACCACTGTAAGCGCTGCGCCGAGGCGTGCCGCAAGATAGCCAGCTAA
- a CDS encoding HD domain-containing protein: protein MEGRLPAPGMTSLPINFRSLRRAGVVALVVFAVASAHFVTPAGLHGWHWVHILLQKLFYLPILMAASWFGLRGTLLTAGTVSSVFMVHVLRDWGGYRMAQADQVGEIASFWVIALASSLLFDRERRALAETAAAHEETLAALASSLDLREHETSLHSRRVREYTLLLAERLGIKGEEALTNIGTGALLHDVGKIGVPDSILLKKGVPTEEEWERIRLHPELGASLIGPIRFLETAREIVLAHHEKFDGTGYPRGLAGESIPLGARIFAVVDVFDALTTDRPYKAALSYGSATDYLASGRGSHFDPDVVDAFLKIPYRDLAETAARNGVVLISS from the coding sequence GTGGAAGGAAGACTGCCTGCCCCCGGGATGACGTCACTCCCCATCAACTTCCGTTCCTTGCGCAGGGCGGGGGTCGTCGCCCTCGTAGTCTTCGCCGTCGCGTCGGCCCACTTCGTCACTCCGGCCGGCCTACACGGTTGGCATTGGGTCCACATCCTCCTCCAGAAGCTGTTTTACCTTCCCATCCTGATGGCGGCGTCCTGGTTCGGTCTCCGGGGGACGCTCCTGACCGCGGGCACCGTCAGTTCCGTTTTCATGGTCCACGTCCTGCGGGACTGGGGGGGGTACCGGATGGCGCAGGCCGATCAGGTCGGGGAAATCGCAAGCTTCTGGGTCATCGCGCTGGCTTCCTCGCTTCTCTTCGACCGCGAAAGACGCGCCTTGGCGGAAACCGCCGCGGCCCACGAGGAAACGCTGGCGGCGCTTGCGTCTTCGCTCGATCTGCGGGAGCACGAGACGTCGCTGCATTCCCGCCGGGTGAGGGAGTACACCCTCCTGTTGGCGGAACGACTGGGAATCAAAGGGGAGGAGGCCTTGACCAATATAGGGACAGGGGCGCTCCTCCACGATGTGGGGAAGATCGGCGTCCCCGATTCGATCCTCCTGAAGAAAGGCGTGCCGACGGAGGAGGAGTGGGAGCGGATACGGCTGCACCCGGAATTGGGCGCGTCCCTCATCGGCCCGATCCGGTTCCTCGAAACCGCCCGCGAGATCGTCCTGGCCCATCACGAGAAGTTCGACGGAACCGGGTATCCGAGGGGGCTTGCAGGGGAGAGTATCCCGCTGGGGGCGAGGATCTTCGCGGTGGTGGATGTCTTCGACGCGCTGACGACGGACCGCCCGTACAAAGCGGCCTTGTCGTACGGGAGTGCCACGGATTATCTTGCGAGCGGGCGCGGCAGCCACTTCGATCCCGACGTGGTGGATGCGTTTCTGAAAATTCCGTACCGCGACCTCGCGGAAACCGCGGCGAGAAACGGTGTGGTCCTGATCAGTTCCTGA
- a CDS encoding SAP domain-containing protein, which produces MKIQRIRTIAKANGVNSTRKSKGEIIRAIQEAEGNFPCFGTARDGFCDREDCMWKEDCLPPG; this is translated from the coding sequence ATGAAAATCCAAAGGATTCGCACGATCGCGAAAGCGAATGGAGTGAATTCCACGAGGAAGAGCAAGGGGGAGATCATCCGGGCCATCCAGGAGGCGGAGGGGAACTTCCCCTGCTTCGGTACGGCACGGGACGGTTTCTGCGACCGGGAAGATTGCATGTGGAAGGAAGACTGCCTGCCCCCGGGATGA
- a CDS encoding iron transporter, with the protein MGKISEAVRTAVYGTALMLMALPGISAAAEHGGTGGMQQGASGDHGGMKMDDSGKMQSGGHDMSKTGDKAFSGKIGPWKGDARIMDMKAHMAASGMKAGGPMPNSHHLALSLTDAAKKPVTEGKGTVTVTGPDKKETKAEFMAMQGHFGADVNLPKPGKYKFKTEIESAGKKGSATFSYTLK; encoded by the coding sequence ATGGGAAAGATCAGCGAAGCGGTTCGGACGGCGGTCTATGGTACGGCGTTGATGCTCATGGCGCTGCCGGGCATTTCGGCGGCGGCGGAGCACGGCGGGACGGGCGGGATGCAACAAGGCGCTTCGGGCGACCACGGCGGCATGAAGATGGACGATTCCGGGAAGATGCAGTCGGGCGGGCACGACATGTCGAAGACGGGGGACAAGGCGTTCTCCGGGAAAATCGGCCCCTGGAAGGGCGATGCGCGCATCATGGACATGAAGGCGCACATGGCGGCGTCCGGAATGAAGGCGGGGGGGCCGATGCCGAACTCCCACCACCTCGCGCTCAGTCTGACCGACGCGGCGAAGAAGCCCGTGACGGAGGGGAAAGGAACGGTCACCGTGACCGGACCGGACAAGAAGGAGACGAAGGCCGAGTTCATGGCCATGCAGGGGCACTTCGGCGCGGATGTGAACCTTCCCAAGCCCGGGAAGTACAAGTTCAAGACGGAGATCGAATCCGCCGGCAAGAAGGGGAGCGCGACGTTCTCCTATACGTTGAAATAA